The following coding sequences lie in one Trypanosoma brucei gambiense DAL972 chromosome 7, complete sequence genomic window:
- a CDS encoding kinesin, putative, producing MTSQTSAVLVAVRVRPFNSREAPHECTVTVTDPRTITLTDVGQVNRFSTSVSGSMQRHVFTFDKIFWSVPSCVLPLPTTPSGHSQQMPSASSIRLSVADSSPSTHSPSPTESPTVRRSSNSSDASVPCAAPTAEVSVSAITCVRPSFHRLPCFAQTPSCDDQTSVYSFIGPLMYDSVMTGYNSCLFAYGQTGSGKTYSMIGPHDSFSEKGDQRGIIQRLCEDLFDMMRREREEDEGISYNVECSFLEIYCERVRDLLTHTTFHSTNDDYSAPNVTTMGPPSNLRSKTSPSQSLVLTPRQGSSNPSPQLRIRQHPTHGPYVEGLSHVKVRDVEGVMHQLTCGMRERATAETRMNEHSSRSHALLQLNITRVSAVREEEAVVTRTRVCKVSLVDLAGSERISQSGATGDRFEEARNINLSLTTLTRVIMQLTDKQAGKNVVPSYRDSALTWLLSDSLGGNSKTIMLATVAPSAYCYQQTLNTLRFAGVAKTVINVATVNEDQRFQKLITSLREQIVKLTMQVEEGRILDPQNSEMRKLRRDKGELETQLEAMRIKVSKMVPATDLEILRRRVAETEEENTRLHAEKCNLQRQLMTTTTNLREELIRRRSEIVKLQEMLSKKDVEVQEWKRRHHSEVLRGGKATPQSTVQLSRGRAASGGRAASPSGAFKFNNSSKCGMLKTDVASISSDSIVEGDADSGCAAVGELQFRNQQLERRVEKLTESVKEEQKRREDVEKVNHNLRFELRELQKLRDATRGQLEEAQRRLTEKSHALEAAESDLASTRTLLSTERNGSCASEREALLTTQLEDLRVEYLGEKQSNVGLLMRVSHMEQQLFLSQQEAEIKSRDVGELEQMLLEETETSERYYIFQLYYSGEANICHAFHQKILLVKSLEPTNSVGVVTGVARRSSFSDGPNVCVRALRDCECNEGCKRLLLVEEWFNTVLDLAAQRHAMWRWSASALSDEILSLRINFAEGEEKQQRLLRKLETAEISLEEAIAVRNSVQATLSTTVEQCEELKRQVEDLKEELQAQQQRNEMLITRIAEVQAVRDVFGEPSLSVDDPVSGLTLDGRGEEYQRFSRGSGERSLEDLSSEMTLYKERVDMLSAQLESERNRSHDLQVEMERELEIRQQEVQRVKSSCKASLFESTQIVREYEARLQELQDVIETLRTALAEESNNVDIAQEEVRQAKVRHCTLTTELHRVVEVKESLERRLEDTELQFSTIQQEQQKLKREFCEVERRLLDLSQMHEADVYLNVRCGGEDSEWLEKAAREKEAIEQQKRLVQKLNKELLEAITEQKASLLDMDRQIALMQRGATSHNGEANLTQESNGGVSQIQGCIDGEG from the coding sequence ATGACGTCTCAAACGTCGGCCGTCCTCGTTGCAGTGCGCGTCCGCCCGTTCAACTCCCGGGAGGCTCCTCACGAATGTACAGTTACCGTCACGGATCCGCGTACCATCACGCTGACTGATGTCGGTCAGGTTAATCGGTTTAGCACAAGTGTAAGTGGCAGTATGCAACGCCACGTCTTTACGTTCGACAAAATTTTCTGGAGTGTTCCCAGTTGTGTTCTACCACTTCCTACGACACCCAGTGGGCACAGTCAACAGATGCCGTCCGCGAGCTCCATTAGGTTATCAGTAGCGGATAGTTCTCCTTCGACacattccccctcccctacAGAGTCGCCAACGGTGCGAAGGAGTAGCAACAGCAGTGATGCAAGTGTGCCTTGTGCTGCTCCGACGGCGGAGGTTTCTGTCAGTGCAATAACATGCGTAAGACCTTCATTTCATCGCTTGCCGTGCTTTGCGCAGACCCCAAGTTGTGATGATCAGACTTCTGTCTATTCATTTATCGGCCCGCTAATGTATGACTCGGTTATGACCGGGTATAACTCATGTTTGTTTGCGTACGGTCAGACAGGGAGCGGCAAAACCTACAGCATGATTGGGCCCCATGACAGTTTTTCGGAGAAGGGCGATCAGAGAGGGATTATTCAGCGACTGTGCGAAGACCTCTTCGATATGATGAGGCGTGAGcgtgaagaggatgaaggaaTCTCTTACAACGTGGAATGTAGCTTTTTGGAGATTTATTGTGAACGCGTGCGTGATCTACTCACCCACACCACGTTTCACAGTACTAATGACGATTATTCTGCTCCTAACGTTACCACGATGGGCCCACCGTCGAATTTGCGCTCTAAAACCTCGCCGTCTCAGTCGTTGGTGCTGACACCTCGGCAAGGTTCTTCTAATCCCTCCCCTCAACTTCGAATTCGGCAGCACCCGACGCATGGACCATATGTCGAGGGTCTTTCCCATGTTAAGGTGCGTGACGTGGAAGGCGTCATGCACCAACTGACTTGTGGAATGCGAGAACGTGCCACCGCGGAAACACGTATGAACGaacacagcagcaggagccaTGCATTACTGCAACTCAATATCACACGTGTGTCGGCCGTgcgagaggaggaagctgttgTCACACGAACGCGTGTATGTAAGGTTAGTCTCGTGGATCTCGCGGGAAGTGAACGGATTTCGCAGTCAGGTGCTACAGGTGACCGCTTCGAGGAGGCTCGTAACATCAACCTATCCCTTACAACACTTACTCGTGTAATAATGCAACTCACGGACAAACAGGCGGGGAAGAACGTGGTGCCTAGTTACAGGGACAGCGCGCTCACGTGGCTTCTATCAGACAGCCTGGGTGGTAACAGCAAGACAATTATGCTTGCTACGGTGGCTCCTAGCGCGTACTGCTATCAGCAGACGCTAAATACACTTCGTTTTGCCGGCGTTGCGAAGACGGTGATCAATGTGGCCACGGTCAACGAAGACCAGCGCTTCCAGAAATTGATTACGTCCTTGAGAGAGCAGATTGTAAAGCTCACTATGCAGGTAGAGGAGGGGAGGATACTTGATCCTCAAAATAGCGAAATGAGGAAGTTGCGTCGAGATAAAGGTGAGCTGGAGACGCAGCTTGAAGCCATGCGGATAAAAGTGTCCAAAATGGTGCCCGCAACTGATTTGGAGATTCTCCGGCGACGTGTGGCAGAGACTGAGGAAGAGAACACACGACTTCACGCGGAAAAGTGCAATTTACAGCGGCAGCTTATGACCACCACGACGAATCTCCGTGAAGAGTTGATAAGGCGGCGATCGGAGATTGTTAAATTGCAGGAGATGCTCTCAAAGAAGGACGTAGAGGTGCAGGAGTGGAAGCGTCGTCACCATTCGGAAGTGTTGCGAGGCGGCAAAGCGACACCACAGTCAACTGTACAATTGTCTCGAGGTCGTGCCGCCTCTGGAGGAAGGGCAGCGTCACCCAGTGGTGCCTTCAAATTCAATAATAGCTCGAAATGTGGTATGCTCAAGACTGATGTTGCTAGTATTAGCAGTGATTCGATTGTTGAGGGAGATGCCGACTCCGGTTGCGCAGCTGTTGGCGAGCTGCAGTTTCGCAACCAACAATTAGAGCGTCGGGTAGAGAAGCTAACGGAAAGTGTGAAAGAGGAGCAGAAGCGCCGTGAAGACGTGGAAAAGGTGAATCATAATCTGCGATTTGAACTACGCGAGCTGCAGAAGCTACGTGATGCTACAAGGGGACAGTTAGAGGAGGCACAACGTCGGCTCACTGAAAAGTCTCATGCACTGGAGGCCGCAGAGAGTGATTTGGCGTCCACGCGGACGTTACTAAGTACTGAGCGGAATGGGAGCTGTGCCAGTGAAAGGGAAGCCCTACTCACCACACAGTTGGAAGACCTTCGTGTGGAGTACTTGGGGGAAAAACAGTCCAATGTGGGCCTACTAATGCGTGTGTCTCACATGGAACAacagttgtttctttcccaGCAGGAGGCAGAAATAAAGTCACGGGATGTTGGTGAGCTTGAGCAAATGCTCTTGGAGGAGACGGAGACATCTGAGCGGTACTATATTTTTCAACTTTATTACAGTGGGGAGGCCAACATATGTCACGCTTTCCATCAGAAGATCCTACTCGTTAAAAGTCTCGAACCCACAAATAGTGTTGGGGTCGTCACTGGAGTGGCACGGcgctcttccttctccgACGGGCCAAACGTGTGCGTACGAGCGCTGCGCGACTGCGAGTGTAATGAGGGATGTAAACGGCTGCTGCTAGTGGAAGAGTGGTTCAATACCGTGTTGGACCTTGCAGCGCAACGGCACGCGATGTGGAGATGGTCGGCTTCCGCGTTAAGTGACGAGATACTGTCACTGCGGATTAACTTTGCAGAGGGTgaggaaaagcagcaacgacTTCTTCGGAAGTTAGAGACTGCGGAAATTTCCCTGGAGGAGGCGATAGCGGTCAGAAATTCCGTTCAGGCGACACTCAGTACCACTGTGGAGCAGTGCGAGGAACTTAAACGACAGGTAGAGGACTTGAAGGAGGAGCTTCaggcgcagcagcagcgcaacGAGATGCTTATCACCAGAATTGCGGAGGTACAGGCAGTCCGTGACGTGTTCGGTGAACCGTCGCTGAGTGTTGACGATCCTGTTAGTGGTCTCACCTTAGATGGTAGAGGTGAGGAATACCAACGTTTTAGCCGAGGTAGTGGTGAAAGGAGTTTAGAAGATCTATCGAGTGAGATGACACTGTACAAAGAGAGGGTAGATATGTTAAGTGCCCAACTAGAAAGTGAACGCAATCGCAGTCACGATCTTCAAGTCGAGATGGAGCGTGAGTTGGAAATACGGCAGCAGGAGGTACAGCGTGTGAAGAGTAGTTGTAAGGCCTCATTGTTTGAGAGCACGCAAATTGTGCGAGAGTACGAGGCGCGGTTACAGGAATTGCAGGATGTGATTGAGACGTTGCGTACTGCCTTAGCGGAGGAGAGCAACAACGTGGACATCGCGCAGGAGGAAGTGCGGCAGGCCAAAGTAAGACACTGCACTTTGACGACTGAGCTGCATCGCGTTGTTGAAGTTAAAGAGTCGCTTGAGCGTAGGCTGGAAGACACGGAGCTTCAGTTTTCTACCATACAGCAGGAGCAACAAAAGTTAAAAAGAGAATTCTGTGAGGTGGAGCGGCGGTTGCTTGATTTAAGTCAGATGCACGAAGCGGATGTCTACCTCAACGTCAGATGTGGAGGCGAAGACAGCGAGTGGCTCGAAAAGGCAGCGCGTGAAAAGGAAGCCATTGAGCAGCAGAAGCGTTTAGTTCAAAAGCTTAACAAGGAGCTTCTGGAAGCAATAACGGAACAGAAAGCCTCTCTCCTTGATATGGATCGCCAGATTGCCCTTATGCAGCGAGGGGCGACCTCTCATAATGGTGAGGCGAACCTAACACAAGAGTCTAATGGCGGGGTAAGCCAAATCCAGGGTTGTATCGACGGGGAGGGATGA